The Anaerosoma tenue genome has a window encoding:
- the mreC gene encoding rod shape-determining protein MreC: MRIGQSEPRRRKPILLIVLVAISLVMLTMYFRESDAGLLHTARRVTLEVTSPIARLGTIITSPVRAVGDYFEDVGASRERVLALEQQNEELRARLAELEEARQENERLRALVDFAEERKFAKLGAEVIRRPVSIWEGVIVIDRGSDDDVEPGMPVIAAQGLVGQVADVSSNSATVRLISDQQSGVSVIVQSTRTPGVVRGSLDGSLSLDFVDRAYLPVEGDVVITSGLGGVYPGGIVVGDVISVDDRHGELYPRINVASRVPIGSIEEVFVLVGAVVEADPGEIE, translated from the coding sequence ATGCGCATCGGGCAGTCCGAGCCGAGACGGCGCAAACCGATACTCCTCATCGTCCTGGTGGCGATCTCACTGGTGATGCTCACGATGTACTTCCGTGAGAGCGACGCCGGTCTGCTCCACACTGCCCGTCGGGTCACGCTCGAGGTCACCTCTCCGATCGCGCGTCTGGGGACGATCATCACCTCGCCGGTGCGCGCGGTGGGCGACTACTTCGAGGACGTCGGCGCATCGCGGGAGCGCGTTCTGGCGCTCGAGCAGCAGAACGAGGAGCTGCGGGCCCGGCTCGCCGAGCTGGAGGAGGCGCGTCAGGAGAACGAACGCCTCCGCGCCCTCGTGGACTTCGCCGAGGAGCGCAAGTTCGCCAAGCTCGGCGCCGAGGTCATCCGCCGTCCGGTGAGCATCTGGGAGGGTGTCATCGTCATCGACCGCGGGTCGGACGATGACGTCGAGCCCGGTATGCCGGTCATCGCCGCGCAGGGGCTCGTTGGCCAGGTGGCCGATGTGTCCTCGAACTCGGCCACGGTACGTCTGATCAGCGACCAGCAGAGCGGTGTGTCCGTGATCGTGCAGTCCACGCGCACACCGGGCGTCGTCCGTGGGTCGCTCGACGGGTCCCTGTCGCTTGACTTCGTGGACCGGGCGTACCTGCCTGTCGAGGGTGACGTGGTGATCACGAGCGGGCTCGGCGGGGTGTACCCCGGCGGCATCGTCGTGGGCGACGTGATCTCGGTCGATGATCGTCACGGAGAGCTGTATCCGCGCATCAACGTGGCCTCTCGCGTGCCGATCGGTTCCATCGAGGAGGTCTTCGTGCTCGTGGGTGCAGTGGTGGAAGCCGATCCGGGGGAGATCGAATGA